From Cytophagia bacterium CHB2:
TCCCGCTTGGGCTAGCGCGCGGCGTTCCAATTCATACAAGGGTCCGAAGTAACTCGGCAGAAATTCGCGATTGAGGAAGCGCCGCTCCAGTTGCGCGCCGACATCAAACAGGCCTCCAATGCCGCTGAGATTCATTTCGATACCTGCCGCTTTGCCGGATCCGTGATTGTTGATTTTGGCAACGTCGCCGTAAAGGGCGAAGCGCAGCAGCGAGGTTTGCACAATCGGCAGCTCGGCGTCAAAGCCGAATTCGGAAACGCCGTTATCCGTGCCGCGATACTCATCCGGATCGATATCGCCGACATAGGTCGCGCCGATGGCAAAATTGCGCAGAATCGGCGCATTGGTCGCCAGTTGCAGGGGGCGATAGTAAATACGCCCGCCGAAAATTTCGCCGCGCCCGAAGTTGTTCGTCACCGTTTCGAATCCGCCGATGCCGAAATCAAAATCGTGATGAAGCCGTGTCCCAGGCGCGCCGCATCGAGGCTGCCCACGCGCGCATAAACCGGATCGGGATTGCGCTTGCGGCTGTAGCGGACATAGCGAAAAAGCCGCAAATAGTCGTAACCTTGATCCCAATCCTCGTTGCGGAGGTTGCCCGTGTCAACATCGAAACGCAGTGGAATATCCAGCCCCACGCCCCATTTGCCGAACGCCAGATCCGGCCGCAGCGACATGGTGAAATACGATTGCCCGTCAATGACGGAAACGCCCACGCCTCCGGTGATCACACCTTGATCCTGCAGGAGATTTTCATAAAGCGAAGTTTGCGCAAAGCTGTGGTGGAAGGTGAGAAAACTTGCGGCCAATATAACAGCGGCTGCTACCCCGAGACGTTTCGAATACATACATTTCTCCTAGAAAATAAACCGAACGAAATGAACTGGCGGGAAAAGTAAGGAATGCCCCAGGAACTTGCAAGGTAAAATACCTTAACGAAACACGGCAACACACGCCAACACCGAGCGCCGCCGCGATTGTTCTCAAACAATAATAAAAAGATCCAATTGCTTCGTGACGTTGGGCCAGCGCACGCCTTCCAATGCGAGCAAGCGGCGTTTCAGATTTTCGCCCGCGGCAAAGCCGCCCAGCTTGCCATTGCTCGCCACGACGCGATGACATGGTATGAATATCGGAATCGGATTGGCGCCCAACGCCTGGCCCACCGCGCGCACCGCCCGGGGATTTCCCAGGCGTTCCGCGATTTCGCCGTAGGTGCAAACCTGGCCGTAAGGGATTTTGCTCACCACCTGCAAAACCTCGCGCTTGAACCCGGCCGGCACAAAGCGCCAATCGATGGCCGTGGAAAATTGCGTCAGCCGTTTTTGCAGATAATCCCGCAACTCGGCGATGATCGTTGCTGTCGCGTTCTTGTCGCGTACAATCCAGGCCTCCGGCTGTTGCGCTTTTAAAAATTCTTCGATCTCAAACGGCGTGCGCTCGGAAAATTTGGCCAGACATATGCCGGCTGCCGTGCTGGCAATCCACATGGGGCCGACGAGCGGGTGATGCAGCAGATCATAATAAATTTGCCGTTTGCGCATCTGCTGCTTGAGGGTTGCGCGTGAAATCGCCGCGCGCTGCTGCCCGCCCACTTTCAAAGCCAGCGCCTCCAGGCCGGACAGCACTTCACGATAAGTCGTAAGCTCGCGCTTGCAAATCGGGCATTCGGAAGCATGCCGCTGCAAGCGCTGCTGGTCCTCGGCCGCAAGATTGCCGAGATACATTGCCATCACCAAGTCTTCATTGATATGACCTGTGATTTGCATCACGCCTCCCGTTCACGGCATGAGAGTCGAATCTGTTGTGTCCGCGTGTTTGTATAATCCTGGGCAAACGAACTTATTGACTGCTGGCTTTCGCCGGCATTTCATTTGTCAGATTGACCGTCATCAAAATTTTTTCGTCAGGATCGATCTCGAGCTTTGCCGGCGGCATATCAGCCGAGAACACAAACCGCAGATAATTCTCTTTCATCTCGCAATTAAGCTTTTCAGAATCTCCCGGCTGTGAGGCAATGTCGAGCGGGAGATAAAAAGGTTCGCCCGCTTGAATTTGGCGAAGCTCCAACTCGACGGTTTTCGCTGAAGAATCCCAAAACCATTGTCCTTCCAGCTTGGGATAACCCGGTTGCTGCAACCATTGCGTAAAGAACCAATCCAGCGGTTTTCCTGAAATATTTTCCATCACGGCTTGAAAATGCTGGGTCAGAGCGGTGCCATTTTTGAACTGGCGATAATACGCGGCCAAGCCCGGCCAAAATTTATCCTCACCGATCACGTTGCGCAACATATGTAAAACCCAAGCGGCTTTGGCGTAGTTGTTGGCATTGAGAAGCTGCATGTAGTTCGTGATCGTCGTGTCAAGGATCGGCCCGCCGGCGCGTTCGGCAAAACGAAAATAATTATCGCGGGAGCGCCGCATAACTTCGCGAAATTTCTGCTGGCCCTCCGCATGTTCGTAAAACAGCGCTTCGCCGTAAGTCGCGAACCCTTCACTCAACCAGACATGATGCCAGTCCGCCGCGCTTACGGCGTCGCCAAACCATTGGTGCGCGATTTCATGCGCGGTTGTGCCTTCGATGGTTTTGCCTTTGCCAAAACTGCTCTCGGCAAAAAAAATGGCGCTGGCGTTTTCCATGCCGCCATAGCGCGTCGACGACTGCACCAGCGCCAGTTTTTCATACGGAAAGGGCCCAATCTTTTCAGAGAAGAATGCCATCATCTCCGCCACGCGCCCGAAATTCTCGTGCGCATAGGGCGCATCTTCCTTGAAGGTATAAAATGTGATCGGCACGCCTGTACTCGATGACACCGAGGTTTCGGCAAACTCGGCGGCGCCGATAACCATGCAGTAGGTCGGAATCGGCGTGCGTTCAATCCAGTGCCAGGATTTGTTGCCATTCCTTTCATCGGAGACATCCTGCAAGCGACCGTTGGCAACCACGGTGTAGCGCGACGGCAGTGTGACGCGAAACTCGACAGTCGCCTTGTCCGAAGGATGATCGACGCTCGGGAACCAATAACGGCTGCGATCAGGCCAGTTGTCCGCAAAAAACGAACGCCGGCCGAATTTGTTGGAGCGGATGATGAGGCCGTCTTGCGGTTCGCCGGCATAAGCAACGGTGAGCGGCAACGTATCGCCGTTGGCAACCGTTTGCGGCAGATGTACCAGCAAGCCGTCAGACACACGCGCAAATGCCAGCGCACGATTCGTGCTGGTGACGCTGGTGACCTCCAGACCCTTCAAATTTAAATGCAGCGTCGAATCCGTTGCATCCCGGATGATCACGTTGACCGTGGCCTCTCCTCTGATGATGTTGCTGGCATCAGAAAGCGTGAGATCGAGCGCGTAGTGCGCGACATCGAAGGCCGGCTGCCGTACATAGCCGTCCGTGTGCTGCGCGAATGCGGAGGATACCGCGATCGCCAACATCTTCGACACAAAATAAATTGTCTCAATGTTTGATTTCATGTTCAACAGGTGTTGCAGCCGGTGGTTCCGCGAGGTTGCCAGCGGACGTGACGCGCAGAAACGCCATGCCAACGCGCTTGCGATTGGCTAGCAATTGTGCCACCATCGCGCTCAGGGGTTCGTCGATGACCTGCTTCGCCTCCGGCCGCGAGGAGGCATGCCGGCAATAAACTTCACCGTTTTCCTGGCGAATGATGAGTCCCATGTGCGCGGAAAAAATGCCGGGCGCGCTTTGAATAATGCTGAACAAATCGCCGGTTTGCAGACTGTCTTGCACCGCCAACAGGCTGTGCTCGGGAATGTATTTGATCGTCATGGTTTCCGCCGGTGGAATCGCTGCCTGCTCGCTCTCCGGCACGCCGAGATCGCTCAGCAACTTGCGCCGATCAATGGTCTTGGTCATCTCGCGGCAATGTTTTCCGCCGACTGACGCCGTGACATCCTGCAACAGCCAGGCATTGTTGGGAACCCAATCCGCATGCGTGAAATGATTGCGCGTGCGTAAATCGATTGCGCCGCGGTGATAACGAATGCGCTGCAGATTATTGAACATATGCTCGTAGTTGTCCGAAATCGCCATCGCCAGAATTTGCTCGGTGAACGTCACGCAATCCGCGCGGGAGAAATCGATCAACGGGTCGCGATCATACTTTGCGTTCGGGCCTTCACCGAGGCAAAACAGCGCGTACGGCGTGCCTTTCGCAACTTCCGAGTAAATGGCGATACGGCGCGTCAACTCCGGCTCGCTCGCGGTGACGCGGCGAATCAACGTATCGATTTCAGCATTGCCCATGAGATAAAGCGCTTTGGGCGCAACCCATTTCGGTGAATCAGCGGCGGCCTGGCCGTTGGGCAGCGACTGGGCTGAAATCGAACTGACCAAGAAAACAAGATGCAGGAATCCAATCAGTGATTTGAGCAAAGCAATCTCCTTGATGATAAATCTGAAATCCTGGTTTTGCGTGTGCCTTACCTCGGCATCAAGTAAAGCGGAATCCCGCGCAAACGTGCCATTGTGGTGTTCCATTCGAGTTGGCCGAGGAAGCGGCGTGTCAAGCGTTCGTACCAGGGCTTGCGCGTGCGGCCGATTTCGACAAGCTGCGGCTCTTCCGTGAGATTTGCCATGCCTTTCACCACTTCCACCGCGCGCTCGAAGCTGCCCAGCTCGTCGATCAAGCCGTGTTGCAGCGCTTGCCGGCCTGTCATCACGCGGCCGTCAGCAAATGCGCGCACTTTCTCCGGCTCGAGCTTGCGGCCCTTGGCCACCGCTTCGACGAATTGTTCGTAACTGTCGTTGATCAACTCTTGCAGCATGTTGCGTTCCTCCGCGGTGATGCCGCGAAAGAAGGTCAGGGTATCTTTGAACTGGCCGGACTTCACCACTTCCATCTCGACGCCAACCTTGTTCAAAAGCTGGCTGAGATTGCGCGATTGAATGATCACGCCAATCGAACCTGTGATGGTGCCGGCATTGGCCAGCACGCGCTCCGCCGCCATCGCCACATAAACACCGCCCGAGGCTGCCACCTCGCCCATCGAAGCCACCACCGGCACTTTGGCTTCCTCGCGAAAATGGCTGATGGCGTCGTAAATTTCCTGGGTTGCGCCCACCGTGCCGCCCGGCGAGTTGATGCGCACCAGCAACGCGCGCGCATGAATGTCCTTGGCTTCCTCCAATGCCGTCACAACCCGGCGCGGAATGGGGTCCTCGCCACTCTCATCCAGCACGCCGTCCAAACGCAACACGGCAAGACGCGGCTGTTTTCTTCTTCGGAAGCGAATCTTCATAGGATAATTTGAATGGAACGGATCTAGTTTCTGCAAAAAGTTAAAACGAGATTTCGCCCGCCCGCCACTTGATTTGAGACGGACAAGTTTAACGGAACGTTCGAGCTGTTCTGGTGTTGCGCGAAAACTAAACAAACCCTTTGTAAAAAACAAGTGCGCGCGATTCGAATATTTGCGCTTGCTTTTTTTGCGTGCCGTGAAGTTGAAAATGCCACGGCGCACGCATCACACGCTAAAACAACTGTAATTGATTTTGTTCTTTCTCACACGGCCAGGCCGGCAGATTTCCGGCGTTCTCAGAAAGCGCGCGCAGCAGCATGTGGAAATAGCGCGCCACCCGCGGCGCATCAATATCGTCCGGCGCGTGCATGAACACAAACGGCTGCAATCCCTGGTCG
This genomic window contains:
- a CDS encoding DUF1460 domain-containing protein — translated: MEHHNGTFARDSALLDAEVRHTQNQDFRFIIKEIALLKSLIGFLHLVFLVSSISAQSLPNGQAAADSPKWVAPKALYLMGNAEIDTLIRRVTASEPELTRRIAIYSEVAKGTPYALFCLGEGPNAKYDRDPLIDFSRADCVTFTEQILAMAISDNYEHMFNNLQRIRYHRGAIDLRTRNHFTHADWVPNNAWLLQDVTASVGGKHCREMTKTIDRRKLLSDLGVPESEQAAIPPAETMTIKYIPEHSLLAVQDSLQTGDLFSIIQSAPGIFSAHMGLIIRQENGEVYCRHASSRPEAKQVIDEPLSAMVAQLLANRKRVGMAFLRVTSAGNLAEPPAATPVEHEIKH
- a CDS encoding methylated-DNA--[protein]-cysteine S-methyltransferase, whose product is MQITGHINEDLVMAMYLGNLAAEDQQRLQRHASECPICKRELTTYREVLSGLEALALKVGGQQRAAISRATLKQQMRKRQIYYDLLHHPLVGPMWIASTAAGICLAKFSERTPFEIEEFLKAQQPEAWIVRDKNATATIIAELRDYLQKRLTQFSTAIDWRFVPAGFKREVLQVVSKIPYGQVCTYGEIAERLGNPRAVRAVGQALGANPIPIFIPCHRVVASNGKLGGFAAGENLKRRLLALEGVRWPNVTKQLDLFIIV
- the sppA gene encoding signal peptide peptidase SppA; translated protein: MKIRFRRRKQPRLAVLRLDGVLDESGEDPIPRRVVTALEEAKDIHARALLVRINSPGGTVGATQEIYDAISHFREEAKVPVVASMGEVAASGGVYVAMAAERVLANAGTITGSIGVIIQSRNLSQLLNKVGVEMEVVKSGQFKDTLTFFRGITAEERNMLQELINDSYEQFVEAVAKGRKLEPEKVRAFADGRVMTGRQALQHGLIDELGSFERAVEVVKGMANLTEEPQLVEIGRTRKPWYERLTRRFLGQLEWNTTMARLRGIPLYLMPR
- a CDS encoding M1 family metallopeptidase, coding for MKSNIETIYFVSKMLAIAVSSAFAQHTDGYVRQPAFDVAHYALDLTLSDASNIIRGEATVNVIIRDATDSTLHLNLKGLEVTSVTSTNRALAFARVSDGLLVHLPQTVANGDTLPLTVAYAGEPQDGLIIRSNKFGRRSFFADNWPDRSRYWFPSVDHPSDKATVEFRVTLPSRYTVVANGRLQDVSDERNGNKSWHWIERTPIPTYCMVIGAAEFAETSVSSSTGVPITFYTFKEDAPYAHENFGRVAEMMAFFSEKIGPFPYEKLALVQSSTRYGGMENASAIFFAESSFGKGKTIEGTTAHEIAHQWFGDAVSAADWHHVWLSEGFATYGEALFYEHAEGQQKFREVMRRSRDNYFRFAERAGGPILDTTITNYMQLLNANNYAKAAWVLHMLRNVIGEDKFWPGLAAYYRQFKNGTALTQHFQAVMENISGKPLDWFFTQWLQQPGYPKLEGQWFWDSSAKTVELELRQIQAGEPFYLPLDIASQPGDSEKLNCEMKENYLRFVFSADMPPAKLEIDPDEKILMTVNLTNEMPAKASSQ